GTCGGGACAACGGTAAAATCGCTCAGAAGGCTCTCAATTTGCTCTCTAGCGGTACTAGAAGCGGCATAACGAAGTCCTTGGGCAATAAGGCGCGATCGCGCTTGTAAGTCCTTTTTTCCTCGGGCTAACTTCCAGTAATGATAGGCAACCGCATCTCCTGCCGCATCCGTAAACCCTTCTGGCAAACGATTCAGATAGGAAAACTCTTTTACGGCTTTGGCAACTTCATGGGCTTCAGGTTGAGTTAAATTCTTTTCTACCGCTAATGTCGCCACTTCCACCCGTTCTTTTGGCGGAAGAATCCGAAACTCATACAGGATATCACTTCCCTTCTGGGTAAAATACGCTTTAACCTTCTCTTCTACCGTCGCCTTAATCAAGCTATCATACACCTGACTAGCGACAATTACTTGATTTTGGTGAACTGGCTCAAATCCCGTTTCCTCAAAAATGGTTTGGGTATTGTACCCCCCTTTTTGTAACTCTTGACAAGACTTTCCCCATTCCACCCAATTTCCTTCTTTTTGTCGCAGTTGTCGCAGTAATTCCGTTGCCCGTTCTTCAGAAAGGGGAGATTGTTCAGACATAAGTTACATTAGATTCCCAGCTCGTCATTTAATAATTTAAACCCTTTTGGTTATCTCAGGGCAAAAGTAACAAGTTCAACAAAATTTTACAAAGTTTGTTTGCAAAATCTTTCTTTCGGGACACATTTCCGTATAAATTGCAAAAGATAGAGAGGAGTTATAGCGACTCCATAAACTTGTTTTTATACTGACGCGAAGAAGAAAATATCCTTGGGAGAACACATGAACATTGTAGTTGTCGGTTTAAGCCATAAAACTGCACCCGTTGCTGTACGAGAAAAATTAAGTATTCAAGACAATGCCATTGAGGGCGCAATTTCTCATTTATGTCAGCTTCCTCATGTGGAAGAAGTTTCCATTCTTAGTACCTGTAACCGTCTGGAAATCTATGCCGTGATTACTGATGCGGAACAAGGGGTTCACGAAATTACCCAGTTCCTTTCCGAACGTAGTGCCTACCCCATTTCCCAACTGCGGCGACACCTATTTATTCTGCTCCATCAAGATGCCCTCCGTCATCTCATGCGAGTAGCAGCAGGGTTAGATAGCTTAATCTTAGGAGAGGGACAGATTTTATCGCAAGTAAAACACGCCCATAAAATGGCACAAAAACATCAAGGGGTAGGACGACTCCTGGATCGACTTTTCAAACAAGCCCTTTCTGCAGGGAAACGAGTTCGCAGTAATACCAATCTTGGTACTGGCGCAATGTCCATTAGTTCTGCGGCTGTGGAATTAGCCGATCGTAAAGTTGATGATTTAGCCAACTATCGCTGTACCATCATTGGCGCTGGCAAAATGGCGCGGCTATTAGTACAACACCTCATTGCCAAAGGTGGAACGCAAATTGCCATTGTTAACCGTTCTCAAAAACGGGCGACTGAACTGGCAAATCAATTTCCAGACCATGAATTACAACTGCATCCCCTTGAAGACATGATGAGTGTTATTGGGGAATCTGATCTCGTGTTTACCAGTACCGCTGCCAGTGAACCAATTTTAGATCGCGCTAAGATAGAGCAAAATCTCGATCCTAACCATCGCCTGTTATTATTTGACATTTCTGTTCCTCTCAATATTGATAGTGATGTTAAAGAATTAGAAAATTTAGAAAGTTTTACCGTTGATGACTTAAAAGCCGTCGTAGCAAAAAATACTGCTAGTCGCCGACAAATGGCGCAAGAAGCAGAAGCCTTATTAGATGAAGAAGTGGAGTCGTTTGAAGTTTGGTGGCGTTCTTTAGAGACAGTTCCTACCATTAGTTGCTTACGAGAAAAAGTAGAAACCATTCGGGAACAAGAATTAGAAAAAGCACTCTCTCGTCTCGGAACTGAGTTTGCAGAAAAACATCAAGAAGTGATTGAAGCCCTAACCCGAGGAATTGTCAATAAAATTCTCC
This window of the Euhalothece natronophila Z-M001 genome carries:
- a CDS encoding RuBisCO accumulation factor 1, translating into MSEQSPLSEERATELLRQLRQKEGNWVEWGKSCQELQKGGYNTQTIFEETGFEPVHQNQVIVASQVYDSLIKATVEEKVKAYFTQKGSDILYEFRILPPKERVEVATLAVEKNLTQPEAHEVAKAVKEFSYLNRLPEGFTDAAGDAVAYHYWKLARGKKDLQARSRLIAQGLRYAASSTAREQIESLLSDFTVVPTTPAPTLPLYRLEQEEELPRIIPVAPNLKISSAEFQSYQQPQFQGRFSVTRISSNVDCVALPGWQIVWAAADPVAIPCEREDLPKADSLANEPFLVVVDRADTEWYLYSYFLVETESGLAIRWFEQAPEQALLGKVILILRPKRIVDEGAIAQSWQVEE
- a CDS encoding glutamyl-tRNA reductase, with the protein product MNIVVVGLSHKTAPVAVREKLSIQDNAIEGAISHLCQLPHVEEVSILSTCNRLEIYAVITDAEQGVHEITQFLSERSAYPISQLRRHLFILLHQDALRHLMRVAAGLDSLILGEGQILSQVKHAHKMAQKHQGVGRLLDRLFKQALSAGKRVRSNTNLGTGAMSISSAAVELADRKVDDLANYRCTIIGAGKMARLLVQHLIAKGGTQIAIVNRSQKRATELANQFPDHELQLHPLEDMMSVIGESDLVFTSTAASEPILDRAKIEQNLDPNHRLLLFDISVPLNIDSDVKELENLESFTVDDLKAVVAKNTASRRQMAQEAEALLDEEVESFEVWWRSLETVPTISCLREKVETIREQELEKALSRLGTEFAEKHQEVIEALTRGIVNKILHEPMVELRAQQDIEMRRRTVQSLQRLFNLDPEQQYS